A window of the Lactuca sativa cultivar Salinas chromosome 7, Lsat_Salinas_v11, whole genome shotgun sequence genome harbors these coding sequences:
- the LOC128127333 gene encoding uncharacterized protein LOC128127333 codes for MDNYLNGIDEELWNCINETVLPPVNVLSIGASASSNDVTEQQNRLKKNEKICMRELRGALPLVVYNYIRSCKTTKEIWITLKEKYQGSEKTKINSVKQCLVELKEFRQKDAETIENYYDRMNELVYRCSRYGITRSLMEFNLTFIMGLRKEWRSLKTHESEVTEMFEESKQCLGGPLALVLKVTEIDVGEKEESDNEGFLMNSDDEALFNPKGKQTDVKSGFIKAGADCMLRKKEEKSKIKDKAYYSEKLEEVRAKAKGLSLVAKGESEEKKVELIRSVESCKSDDTDEDEEEVKDSHESPQRVVVNQVFGDTKEFEKVLNDKGAHYLETNTVVYPNFICTDNMVFPNQVFVIAGNVEEIKPEFNKMVENDNKRSTTKGQGKQYQNGKFSKQQINTAFDKFVNESSTGSSSSHDSQVPIQNWKPVVKVAKVVKDEVKVNGNLKLSNNYISISRSDDVDLIDSVTEK; via the exons ATGGAtaattacttaaatggaattgatgaagagctCTGGAATTGTATCAATGAAACAGTTCTACCTCCTGTAAATGTTCTATCAATTGGAGCATCTGCTTCTTCAAACGATGTTACTGAACAACAGAATCGCCTGAAGAAGAATGAGAAAATATGTATGAGGGAGCTAAGAGGTGCACTACCTcttgtggtttacaattacattcgtagttgtaaaacaaccAAGGAGATTTGGATCACActgaaagagaagtatcaaggaagTGAGAAGACAAAGATCAATTCTGTTAAGCAATGTCTTGTTGAgcttaaggaattcagacaaaaggatgctgaaacaattgaaaactacTATGATCGTATGAATGAGCTTGTTTATCGTTGCAGCAGGTATGGAATCACAAGatctctcatggaattcaatctGACATTCATAATGGGTCTTCGCAAGGAGTGGCGTAGT ctgaaaacacatgaaagcgAAGTTACAGAAATGTTTGAAGAATCGAAACAGTGTCTAGGAGGTCCATTGGCGTTAGTTTTGAAGGTTACTGAAATTGATGTTGGTGAGAAGGAAGAATCAGACAATGAAGGTTTCTTAATGAATTCAGATGATGAAGCA cttttcaatccaaaaggaaagcAAACTGATGTGAAGAGTGGTTTCATAAAAGCTGGag CTGATTGCATGTTGAGGAAGAAAGAGGAGAAGAGCAAAATCAAAGACAAAGCCTACTACTCAGAGAAGCTTGAGGAAGTGCGTGCGAAGGCGAAAGGATTGTCTTTGGTTGCGAAAGGAGAGTCTGAAGAAAagaaagtggaacttatcagatctg ttgaaagctgtaaGTCAGATGACactgatgaagacgaagaagaagtGAAAGATTCGCATGAATCACCTCAACGTGTTGTTGTTAATCAAGTGTTTGGTGATACAAAAGAATTCGAGAAAGTTCTtaatgacaaaggtgcacattatttggaaacgaacactgtggtatatccgaATTTTATATGCACTGATAACAtggtttttccaaatcaagtcttcgtcATAGCTGGAAATGTTGAGGAAATCAagcctgaattcaacaaaatggttgaaaatgacaATAAAAGGTCAACTACCAaag GGCAAGGAAAACAATACCAAAATGGAAAGTTTTCAAAGCAACAGATAAATACTGCATTCGACAAGTTTGTGAATGAGTCTTCTactggtagttcatcatctcatgattcGCAAGTTCCAATACAAAATTGGAAACCAGTTGTGAAAGTTGCGAAGGTTGTGAAGGATGAGGTGAAAGTCAATGGAAATCTAAAACTATcgaacaactatatttcaatatctagatctgatgatgttgatttaatcGATAGTGTCACAGAAAAGTGA